One genomic segment of Mycolicibacterium neworleansense includes these proteins:
- a CDS encoding acyltransferase family protein: MTSEVEDDQGGLEQVSHADRVSALTGVRAVAALTVMGTHAAYGTGLLSQGYLGLMSARLEVGVAIFFVLSGLLLFRPWVQAAASGADAPSTRRYARNRFRRIMPAYVVTVLIVYGIYELRPVQPNPGHTWTGLIRNLTLTQIYSDNYFTEYLHQGLTQMWSLAVEVAFYAVLPLLAYLLLVVLGRRRFRPVLLLAGLTVLAAVSPVWLVLLHNTDWLPVGGGAWLPHYLAWFVGGMMLAVLSTMGVRCYAMATLPLALACYLVVSTPIAGVVTAPALGLTEDLAKTMFYALIAALVVAPLALGGNGLYARMMGSRPMVALGEISYEIFLLHVVAMDLVMEFVLGWNVYTGSATVLFLVTLVVTAPFAWLLHRFTRPR, translated from the coding sequence ATGACCTCAGAGGTGGAGGACGATCAGGGCGGACTGGAGCAGGTCTCGCACGCGGATCGCGTCTCCGCGCTCACCGGGGTCCGCGCGGTGGCCGCCCTGACCGTGATGGGAACGCACGCGGCGTATGGCACGGGCCTGCTCTCGCAGGGGTATCTGGGCCTGATGAGTGCGCGCCTGGAGGTCGGGGTGGCGATCTTCTTCGTCCTGTCCGGGCTGCTGCTGTTCCGGCCCTGGGTGCAGGCCGCCGCCTCGGGGGCCGACGCGCCGAGCACCCGACGCTACGCGCGAAATCGGTTTCGCCGCATCATGCCCGCCTATGTCGTCACGGTCCTGATCGTCTACGGCATCTACGAACTTCGCCCCGTGCAACCGAATCCCGGGCACACCTGGACGGGCCTGATACGGAATCTCACGCTGACCCAGATCTACAGCGACAACTACTTCACCGAGTATCTGCACCAGGGTCTCACCCAGATGTGGAGTCTGGCGGTGGAGGTCGCGTTCTACGCCGTGCTGCCGCTGTTGGCCTATCTGCTGTTGGTGGTGTTGGGCCGCAGGCGTTTTCGCCCGGTGCTGCTGCTTGCCGGGTTGACTGTCCTGGCCGCGGTCAGCCCGGTGTGGCTGGTGTTGCTGCACAACACCGACTGGCTGCCGGTGGGTGGTGGTGCCTGGTTGCCGCACTACCTGGCCTGGTTCGTGGGCGGGATGATGCTGGCCGTCCTGTCGACGATGGGCGTGCGCTGCTATGCGATGGCGACGCTGCCGCTGGCGCTGGCCTGCTACCTGGTGGTCTCGACCCCAATTGCGGGGGTCGTAACGGCGCCTGCCCTCGGCTTGACCGAGGACCTGGCCAAGACGATGTTCTACGCGCTCATCGCGGCGCTCGTGGTGGCCCCGCTGGCACTGGGCGGCAACGGTCTCTACGCGCGCATGATGGGCAGCAGACCGATGGTGGCCCTCGGGGAGATCTCCTATGAGATCTTCCTGCTGCACGTGGTCGCGATGGACCTGGTGATGGAGTTCGTGCTGGGCTGGAACGTCTACACCGGTTCGGCCACCGTGCTGTTCCTCGTCACCTTGGTGGTCACGGCGCCGTTCGCCTGGCTGCTACATCGGTTCACCCGGCCGCGCTGA
- the eccE gene encoding type VII secretion protein EccE: MRPLTFAAKLTTAGDTGLQRLVPLVDLIALQTLVVAGIIVAQQLDRPGWQGAAVGLVAGLLLVAPIVKGTTAPRALAVRGRFLRNRRRRAGKSGPASLPAEPFDVPTPDGLQIGFRWNGTTLLSLLKIDENPRALTVLEPGVTVSGEMVPVQALLDCLRQFDITLESIDVISQGARSAGHTDVAAVYDSVLGPLPAIAQRTVWIAVRFNPSRCAEAVRRRGGDRDGILRAATTATRRVANRLAEAGLQPQFLSASGIAAATNQLSDGVNLGTVEETWEDCREGHFRLSSFAVQPHMLTTAGLGLLWTVPSYSTTVCLSLREAADEDLIEVRGLARFDSDVRVPTELRGLTPLHGQQFSALAATLPIPAVPGSGQIEHWASGLRGDALSELALPASGCGQVIGADQEGRAVALPLFGPQIRRVEIVGTLHLAQQVVLRSLALGARVLVHSRRPAFWRDMVEVVGRNDLLWVADFNRRAIQAGAERNYTVEMFDGVPEQSVRIGVTAMVLAPPNTRPSDQADVVLDLISLEHDTVKVSTQAGSAVVTMVATDDEMRYLRASANSID; this comes from the coding sequence ATGCGTCCATTGACTTTCGCAGCAAAGCTCACCACCGCCGGCGATACCGGCCTACAGCGGCTCGTCCCCTTGGTCGATCTGATCGCTCTGCAAACACTTGTCGTGGCCGGCATCATCGTCGCCCAGCAACTGGACCGGCCCGGCTGGCAGGGCGCCGCCGTGGGCCTGGTGGCGGGGTTGCTGCTGGTCGCCCCGATCGTCAAAGGCACCACGGCACCGCGGGCACTCGCCGTGCGCGGCAGATTTCTCCGTAATCGGCGTCGGCGTGCCGGCAAGTCCGGGCCCGCTTCCTTGCCCGCCGAGCCGTTCGACGTTCCGACACCCGACGGTCTGCAGATCGGATTCCGTTGGAACGGCACGACTTTGCTGTCACTGCTCAAGATCGACGAAAATCCCAGGGCTCTGACCGTTTTGGAGCCGGGGGTCACGGTGTCCGGCGAGATGGTTCCGGTGCAGGCCCTGCTCGACTGCCTGCGCCAGTTCGACATCACGCTCGAGTCCATCGACGTCATCAGCCAGGGCGCTCGCTCGGCCGGCCACACCGACGTCGCCGCGGTCTATGACTCCGTGCTGGGGCCGCTGCCTGCGATCGCCCAGCGCACCGTGTGGATTGCCGTGCGGTTCAACCCGTCACGGTGCGCAGAGGCGGTCCGGCGCCGTGGAGGCGACCGCGACGGCATCCTGCGCGCCGCGACGACCGCGACCCGGCGCGTCGCCAATCGGCTGGCCGAGGCCGGCCTGCAGCCCCAGTTCCTCTCCGCGAGCGGCATCGCGGCGGCGACAAACCAGCTCAGCGACGGCGTAAATCTCGGCACCGTCGAGGAAACGTGGGAGGACTGCCGGGAAGGCCACTTCCGGTTGTCCAGCTTCGCCGTGCAGCCGCACATGCTGACCACGGCGGGCCTCGGGCTGCTGTGGACGGTGCCGAGCTACTCCACCACGGTGTGCCTGTCGCTGCGGGAAGCCGCCGACGAGGATCTCATCGAGGTCCGTGGGCTGGCCCGCTTCGACAGCGACGTGCGCGTCCCCACCGAGCTGCGCGGTCTCACTCCGCTGCACGGTCAGCAATTCTCCGCATTGGCGGCCACTCTGCCGATCCCGGCGGTGCCAGGATCCGGTCAGATCGAGCACTGGGCCTCGGGCCTTCGCGGCGACGCGCTGAGCGAGTTGGCCCTGCCCGCCTCGGGCTGCGGTCAGGTGATCGGTGCGGATCAGGAGGGGCGCGCGGTGGCACTGCCGCTGTTCGGCCCGCAGATCCGCCGCGTCGAGATCGTCGGCACCCTGCACCTGGCTCAGCAGGTGGTGCTGCGCTCGCTGGCATTGGGCGCACGGGTGCTGGTGCACAGCCGGCGTCCGGCGTTCTGGCGCGACATGGTCGAGGTCGTCGGGCGTAACGACCTGCTGTGGGTTGCGGACTTCAACCGCCGCGCCATCCAGGCCGGTGCGGAGCGCAACTACACCGTCGAGATGTTCGACGGTGTTCCGGAGCAGTCGGTCCGGATCGGGGTCACCGCCATGGTGCTGGCCCCGCCGAACACGCGACCATCGGATCAGGCCGACGTTGTCCTCGACCTGATCTCGCTCGAACATGACACCGTGAAGGTCAGCACCCAGGCCGGCTCGGCGGTGGTCACGATGGTGGCCACCGACGACGAGATGAGATATCTGCGGGCCTCGGCCAACAGCATCGACTGA
- a CDS encoding glutamate--cysteine ligase, with the protein MGEEVKNTEFSRAHRQEYRRKVQLCLDVFETMLAQSSFEFSRPLTGMEIECNLVDNEYQPAMTNQEVLASIADPAYQTELGAYNIEFNVPPRPLPGRSALDLEDEVRRSLNAAEIKANEDGAHIVMVGILPTLMPEHLSDGWMSESTRYQALNDSIFTARGEDMPIDISGPERLSLQSASIAPESACTSMQLHLQVSPADFARNWNAAQILAGPQLAVGANSPYFFGHQLWAETRIELFTQSTDTRPDELKAQGVRPRVWFGERWITSIFDLFEENVRYFPSLLPELSDEDPVAELAAGRAPHLAELRLHNGTIYRWNRPVYDVVDGVPHLRVENRVLPAGPTVVDMLANAAFYYGLLRTLSEEDRPLWTKMSFAAAHHNFVEGAQHGLDARLYWPGLGEVTPDELVLRRLLPMAHDGLRRWGVAGEVCDRYLGVIEGRAKTAQTGSTWQVATVQKLQSKGLTRPEALAEMLREYVQRMHSNEPVHTWD; encoded by the coding sequence GTGGGTGAAGAGGTCAAGAACACCGAGTTCAGCCGCGCGCACCGGCAGGAGTACCGGCGCAAGGTGCAGCTGTGCCTGGACGTGTTCGAAACCATGCTGGCCCAATCGAGCTTCGAGTTCTCCCGTCCGCTCACCGGGATGGAGATCGAGTGCAACCTCGTCGACAACGAGTACCAACCCGCGATGACCAATCAGGAGGTGCTGGCCTCCATCGCCGATCCGGCGTATCAGACCGAATTGGGCGCCTACAACATCGAATTCAACGTTCCGCCGCGTCCGCTGCCCGGCCGGTCCGCTCTGGATCTCGAAGATGAGGTACGCCGCAGCCTCAACGCCGCCGAGATCAAGGCCAACGAGGACGGCGCGCACATCGTGATGGTGGGCATCCTGCCCACCCTGATGCCCGAGCACCTCTCGGACGGATGGATGAGCGAGTCGACGCGGTACCAGGCGCTCAACGACTCGATCTTCACCGCCCGCGGCGAGGACATGCCCATCGACATCTCCGGCCCGGAGCGGCTGAGCCTGCAATCGGCGTCCATCGCCCCGGAGTCGGCGTGCACCAGCATGCAGTTGCATCTGCAGGTCTCCCCGGCCGACTTCGCCCGCAACTGGAACGCCGCCCAGATACTGGCCGGGCCGCAGCTCGCGGTCGGCGCCAACTCGCCGTACTTCTTCGGTCATCAGCTGTGGGCCGAGACCCGCATCGAACTGTTCACCCAGTCCACCGACACCCGTCCCGATGAACTCAAGGCACAGGGGGTTCGGCCGCGGGTCTGGTTCGGCGAGCGCTGGATCACCTCGATCTTCGACCTGTTCGAGGAGAACGTCCGGTACTTCCCGTCACTGCTGCCGGAGCTCTCCGACGAGGATCCGGTCGCCGAGCTCGCGGCGGGCCGGGCGCCCCACCTGGCCGAGCTGCGGCTGCACAACGGGACCATCTACCGGTGGAACCGTCCGGTCTATGACGTCGTCGACGGTGTCCCGCATCTGCGTGTCGAGAACCGCGTCCTGCCCGCCGGCCCGACCGTGGTGGACATGCTTGCCAACGCCGCGTTCTACTACGGCCTGCTGCGGACGCTGTCCGAAGAAGACCGGCCGCTGTGGACGAAGATGAGCTTCGCGGCGGCCCACCACAACTTCGTCGAGGGGGCCCAGCACGGTCTGGACGCCCGGCTGTACTGGCCCGGGCTGGGTGAGGTCACGCCCGACGAGTTGGTGCTGCGCCGGCTGCTGCCGATGGCGCACGACGGGCTGCGCCGCTGGGGGGTGGCCGGCGAAGTGTGCGACCGCTATCTCGGGGTCATCGAAGGTCGCGCGAAGACCGCACAGACCGGATCGACCTGGCAGGTCGCAACCGTGCAGAAACTGCAGTCCAAGGGCTTGACCAGACCTGAAGCGCTGGCCGAGATGTTGCGAGAGTATGTCCAGCGGATGCACAGTAACGAGCCGGTCCATACCTGGGATTGA
- a CDS encoding DUF5336 domain-containing protein, whose amino-acid sequence MDNSLHRNLSIAVVVLGLAGYCVSFGPTAAGGGNDWHVRFAVLAALVAAIGLFPKQTARPWLPALLAAAGFLDALSSVLTTSSGWVLTTIAVLTGLQAVAAGVALWLAPETPAAAGAAGGYEAYLDYYNQAVQQYYQQTAAAQPDSPQRSAYGQAYAQAYGQSQAQAPATGAGAARATQQAPQYGDYADLLSPQQDYGRSATAAPAQTGGALTPPGRAGAGPAQAPAPHVRADESARPGEPM is encoded by the coding sequence GTGGACAATTCGCTGCACCGCAACCTGTCGATCGCGGTCGTGGTTCTCGGTCTGGCCGGCTACTGCGTCAGTTTCGGGCCGACGGCCGCCGGCGGGGGCAACGACTGGCACGTCCGCTTCGCCGTGCTGGCCGCCCTGGTCGCGGCAATCGGCTTGTTCCCCAAGCAGACTGCCCGCCCGTGGCTTCCCGCCCTCCTCGCTGCCGCGGGTTTCCTCGACGCGTTGTCGAGCGTGCTGACCACCTCGTCGGGATGGGTGTTGACCACGATCGCGGTGCTCACCGGGCTACAGGCGGTGGCGGCGGGCGTGGCGCTGTGGCTGGCCCCGGAGACGCCGGCGGCGGCGGGTGCCGCCGGCGGCTACGAGGCCTACCTCGACTACTACAACCAGGCCGTGCAGCAGTACTACCAGCAGACCGCGGCGGCACAACCGGATTCACCGCAGCGCAGCGCGTACGGACAGGCCTATGCCCAGGCCTACGGCCAGTCACAGGCTCAGGCGCCGGCCACCGGTGCGGGTGCTGCGCGCGCGACGCAACAGGCGCCCCAATACGGCGATTACGCCGATCTACTTTCCCCGCAACAGGATTACGGCCGGTCGGCCACCGCGGCCCCGGCCCAGACCGGTGGGGCCCTGACTCCGCCCGGGCGGGCCGGGGCCGGCCCGGCACAGGCACCGGCCCCGCACGTGCGCGCTGACGAATCAGCGCGGCCGGGTGAACCGATGTAG
- the eccB gene encoding type VII secretion protein EccB, producing the protein MPAQVTTRAQVNGYRFLIRRLEHALIRGDSRMIHDPMRGQMRALIVGAVIAVLITGASAVMAFFKPTPNIGDAQIVLSKSSGAPFVRIGEQIHPVLNLASARLIIGKNDSPKEVDDKFLDVVPRGPMVGIIGAPASINRGDDMATSSWTVCDNLLMPAVTETTGTASLQTTVLANNPVLDTGIRAVDSTEAILTETGGTTYLVYRGVRAPIDVSDPVLINGLHLQGATTRPMSLALLNTFPLVDPITPVMIPGSGEPGPLSPDHPVGAIVKSVDSRGEQLYVVLREGLQPVSQATADIIRYGASGEVTTGQAAEISPATLADVPTVHRLPIDHYPLVSPRIVPPNPDRVVCMGWQRSNTDANANVRLLVGHRLPTAEGAQMVRLASADGSGPGADSVYLTPGAGEYVQATGNDPDSRSTGQLFYVSDTGVRYHIKDLPTAEVLGVSGVKIPDGPANAPQWAPWPVLSLLPPGPELSQEAALVAHDGMAADPESVKISAG; encoded by the coding sequence ATGCCAGCGCAAGTTACCACTCGCGCACAGGTGAACGGCTACCGTTTCCTGATCCGCCGGCTTGAGCACGCCCTCATCCGCGGGGATTCGCGGATGATCCACGATCCGATGCGCGGCCAGATGCGGGCCCTGATCGTGGGGGCGGTGATCGCCGTCCTGATCACCGGCGCCTCGGCCGTGATGGCGTTCTTCAAGCCCACCCCCAACATCGGGGACGCACAGATCGTGCTGAGCAAGTCCAGCGGCGCGCCGTTCGTCCGGATCGGCGAACAGATCCATCCCGTGCTGAACCTGGCCTCGGCCCGCTTGATCATCGGCAAGAACGACAGCCCCAAAGAGGTCGACGACAAATTCCTCGACGTCGTCCCACGCGGACCCATGGTCGGCATCATCGGCGCCCCGGCGAGCATCAACCGCGGCGACGACATGGCGACGTCGTCGTGGACGGTCTGCGACAACCTGCTGATGCCCGCGGTCACCGAAACCACCGGCACGGCCAGCCTGCAGACCACGGTGCTGGCCAACAACCCGGTGCTCGACACCGGTATCCGCGCCGTCGATTCCACCGAGGCGATCCTCACCGAGACCGGCGGCACCACCTACCTGGTCTACCGCGGCGTACGCGCCCCGATCGACGTGTCAGATCCGGTTCTGATCAACGGACTTCACCTGCAGGGCGCGACCACCAGGCCGATGTCGTTGGCCCTGCTCAACACTTTCCCGCTGGTCGACCCGATCACGCCGGTGATGATTCCGGGCTCAGGAGAGCCCGGCCCGCTGAGCCCGGACCACCCAGTCGGCGCCATCGTCAAATCCGTGGACTCCCGCGGTGAGCAGCTCTACGTCGTGTTGCGCGAAGGGCTGCAACCCGTCTCGCAGGCCACCGCCGACATCATCCGCTATGGCGCGTCCGGTGAGGTGACCACCGGGCAGGCCGCCGAGATCTCGCCCGCAACGCTGGCCGATGTGCCGACGGTGCACCGGCTTCCGATCGACCACTATCCGCTGGTGTCGCCCCGGATCGTGCCGCCCAACCCGGACCGGGTGGTGTGTATGGGCTGGCAGCGATCCAACACCGACGCCAACGCGAACGTCCGGTTGCTCGTCGGGCACCGCCTGCCGACCGCCGAGGGTGCCCAGATGGTCCGGCTGGCCAGTGCCGACGGCAGCGGACCCGGCGCGGACTCGGTCTACCTGACCCCGGGCGCCGGTGAGTACGTGCAGGCCACGGGCAACGATCCAGACAGCCGCTCGACGGGCCAGCTGTTCTACGTCTCGGATACCGGAGTGCGGTACCACATCAAAGATCTGCCGACGGCCGAGGTGCTCGGGGTGAGCGGCGTCAAGATTCCCGACGGCCCGGCCAACGCCCCGCAGTGGGCGCCGTGGCCGGTGCTGTCGCTGTTGCCGCCCGGACCGGAGCTGTCCCAGGAGGCGGCCCTGGTTGCGCATGACGGCATGGCAGCCGACCCGGAGAGCGTCAAGATTTCGGCGGGCTAG